Proteins encoded together in one Campylobacter concisus window:
- the queF gene encoding preQ(1) synthase, with protein MSEEMKYGEKILKEFDVESDLEVWENKQTRDYVIKITLPEFCCLCPRSGYPDFATIYLEYIPNKLVVELKAIKLYINSFMNRNISHEDSINEIYSVLEKKLEPKFMKIVGDFNPRGNVHTVIEISSDLVVKKPAEEKEYAPRSRERSFSDKPRERRSTSDRASSRGSRDDKFKKDDKPRRSSNKEGFRKISYADDKKPKVVKKDK; from the coding sequence ATGAGCGAAGAGATGAAGTATGGCGAGAAAATTTTAAAAGAATTTGACGTAGAGAGTGACCTTGAGGTCTGGGAAAATAAGCAAACAAGGGACTACGTCATAAAGATCACTCTGCCTGAGTTTTGCTGCCTTTGCCCTCGCTCTGGTTATCCTGACTTTGCGACCATATACCTTGAGTACATCCCAAATAAGCTAGTTGTCGAGCTAAAAGCGATAAAGCTTTATATAAATAGCTTTATGAACCGCAACATCAGCCACGAAGATAGTATAAATGAAATTTACTCTGTTTTAGAGAAAAAGCTTGAGCCTAAATTTATGAAGATAGTTGGCGACTTTAACCCACGTGGAAATGTCCATACGGTTATCGAGATCAGCTCTGATCTAGTGGTAAAAAAGCCAGCTGAAGAGAAAGAATACGCTCCAAGAAGTAGGGAGAGAAGCTTTAGCGACAAGCCACGTGAGAGACGTAGCACAAGCGATCGTGCTAGCAGCAGAGGCAGCAGAGATGATAAATTTAAAAAAGATGACAAGCCAAGAAGAAGCTCAAACAAAGAGGGCTTTAGAAAGATAAGCTACGCTGATGATAAGAAGCCAAAAGTAGTCAAAAAGGATAAATAA
- the gyrB gene encoding DNA topoisomerase (ATP-hydrolyzing) subunit B, translated as MENNYGAENIKVLKGLEAVRKRPGMYIGDTNISGLHHMIYEVVDNSIDEAMAGYCDTIDVELTREGSAIISDNGRGIPVDMHPTEKISAATVVLTVLHAGGKFDKDTYKVSGGLHGVGVSVVNALSKKLIVNIKRDGKLHRQEFAKGIPQSDLEVIKTTNRTGTQVEFWPDDSIFEVTEFDDEILVKRFRELAYLNPKITINFKDQRNGRSESFHFEGGLESFVTDMNKANAVSKAVSFSGGEDDVMVDFALLYNDTYSENLLSFVNNIKTPDGGTHEAGFRAGLTRVITNYVQANAAAREKDTKITGEDIREGLIAVVSVKVPEPQFEGQTKGKLGSSYVKPIVQKMVFDVLTKYFEENPIEARAIMDKALMAARGREAAKKARDLTRKKESMSVGTLPGKLADCQSKDPVISELYLVEGDSAGGSAKQGRDRVFQAILPLKGKILNVEKARLDKILKSDEIKNMITALGCGIGDEFDAEKLRYHKIIIMTDADVDGSHIQTLLLTFFFRFLNKVVENGHIYLAQPPLYRYKKGKKEIYLKDEKALNEFLIETGIEGVDIEGIGSADLIDFLKIVAAYRSVLKELEKRFNVLSAIRYMIENPDIVSKSYNEIFEILRDFLKAEGHNILNHYVSEDEVRIYVQTESGLEELVVNENLFTNPLYEEALYISQKIKERGLDLHSDVIDVLDEVEKNAKKGAYIQRYKGLGEMNPEQLWETTMNPENRRLLKININDAISASDTFNLFMGDEVEPRRNYIQDHAKDVKHLDI; from the coding sequence ATGGAAAATAATTACGGCGCAGAAAATATTAAAGTACTAAAAGGTCTTGAGGCGGTTAGGAAGCGCCCAGGCATGTATATAGGTGATACTAACATAAGCGGTCTTCACCACATGATCTACGAAGTCGTTGATAACTCTATCGACGAAGCGATGGCAGGATACTGCGATACGATAGATGTTGAGCTTACACGTGAGGGCTCAGCGATCATTAGCGATAATGGCCGTGGTATCCCAGTAGATATGCACCCAACTGAGAAAATTTCAGCTGCGACTGTTGTTCTAACTGTGCTTCACGCCGGTGGTAAATTTGACAAGGACACTTATAAGGTCTCAGGCGGTCTTCACGGCGTTGGTGTATCTGTCGTAAATGCCCTTTCTAAAAAGCTAATCGTAAATATCAAACGCGATGGCAAGCTTCACAGACAAGAATTTGCAAAAGGTATCCCTCAAAGCGATCTTGAAGTTATAAAAACTACAAACCGCACAGGCACGCAAGTCGAGTTTTGGCCAGATGATAGCATATTTGAAGTGACTGAATTTGATGATGAAATTTTAGTAAAGAGATTTCGCGAGCTAGCCTATTTAAACCCAAAGATAACTATAAATTTTAAAGATCAAAGAAATGGCAGAAGTGAGAGCTTTCATTTTGAGGGCGGACTTGAGAGCTTTGTAACTGACATGAACAAGGCAAATGCTGTCAGCAAAGCAGTCTCGTTTAGTGGCGGCGAAGATGATGTTATGGTTGATTTTGCGCTGCTTTATAATGACACTTATAGTGAAAATTTACTAAGCTTTGTAAATAACATCAAAACTCCAGATGGTGGTACGCACGAGGCTGGCTTTAGAGCGGGTCTTACAAGAGTTATCACAAACTACGTTCAAGCAAACGCTGCTGCACGTGAAAAAGATACAAAGATAACTGGCGAAGATATCCGCGAGGGACTTATCGCAGTTGTAAGCGTAAAAGTACCAGAGCCGCAGTTTGAGGGACAAACAAAGGGCAAACTAGGCTCAAGCTACGTAAAACCTATCGTTCAAAAGATGGTTTTTGACGTGCTTACAAAGTATTTTGAAGAAAATCCTATCGAAGCAAGAGCGATAATGGATAAAGCTCTAATGGCAGCTCGTGGTAGAGAAGCCGCTAAAAAAGCTAGAGATCTAACTCGTAAAAAAGAGAGCATGAGTGTAGGCACACTCCCTGGCAAACTAGCTGATTGTCAGAGTAAAGATCCAGTAATTAGCGAGCTATACCTAGTGGAGGGCGACTCTGCGGGCGGTTCTGCAAAGCAAGGACGTGATAGAGTTTTTCAAGCGATATTGCCGCTTAAGGGTAAAATTCTAAACGTTGAAAAGGCAAGACTAGATAAAATTTTAAAGTCTGATGAGATAAAAAATATGATAACAGCGCTAGGCTGCGGCATCGGAGATGAATTTGACGCTGAAAAGCTTAGATATCATAAGATCATCATCATGACCGACGCCGATGTCGATGGTAGCCACATCCAAACACTTCTTTTAACTTTCTTTTTTAGATTTTTAAATAAAGTTGTAGAAAACGGCCACATCTATCTAGCTCAGCCGCCACTTTACCGCTATAAAAAAGGTAAGAAAGAAATTTATCTAAAAGATGAAAAAGCACTAAATGAATTTCTTATCGAAACTGGCATCGAGGGCGTTGATATAGAGGGTATTGGTAGTGCGGATTTGATTGACTTTTTAAAGATCGTTGCAGCTTATAGAAGCGTCTTAAAAGAGCTTGAAAAACGCTTTAACGTCCTTTCAGCGATCCGCTATATGATAGAAAATCCAGACATCGTCTCAAAAAGTTACAATGAAATTTTTGAAATTTTAAGAGACTTCTTAAAAGCTGAGGGTCACAACATCCTAAACCACTACGTTAGCGAAGATGAGGTTAGAATTTATGTCCAAACTGAAAGTGGCCTAGAAGAGCTTGTGGTAAATGAAAATTTATTTACAAATCCACTCTATGAAGAGGCGCTTTACATCAGCCAAAAGATAAAAGAGCGCGGCCTAGACTTGCATAGTGACGTTATAGACGTGCTTGATGAAGTAGAGAAAAATGCGAAAAAAGGTGCATATATCCAGCGCTACAAAGGTCTTGGTGAGATGAACCCTGAGCAGCTTTGGGAGACTACGATGAACCCTGAGAACAGAAGACTTTTAAAGATCAATATAAATGACGCTATAAGCGCTTCTGATACGTTTAATCTCTTCATGGGCGATGAGGTCGAGCCAAGAAGAAACTACATCCAAGACCACGCAAAAGATGTTAAACACTTGGATATTTAA
- the dapF gene encoding diaminopimelate epimerase codes for MQVSKYNASGNDFVIFHTFLSKDRSELARQICSRTNGVGADGLIVLLPYEKGVKWEFYNSDGSYAAMCGNGSRAAARYAYLNGLVSSSEFALLTGSGEVMASVKDECVEVVLTSPKILSEPLNEGGKTWYFYDTGVPHLVNFTRNLDEFDVKECRTLRQKYNANVNLAKFDGGVLNVRTYERGVENETLACGTGMAACFYGATLNLNAAQCLKVYPKSGEELGLRLEKSKILFSGAVKHCFDTSIEI; via the coding sequence ATGCAAGTCTCAAAGTATAACGCTAGCGGCAATGATTTTGTCATATTTCATACATTTTTGAGCAAAGATAGAAGCGAGCTTGCAAGGCAGATTTGCAGCCGAACAAACGGCGTGGGAGCTGACGGGCTCATCGTGCTTTTGCCTTACGAAAAGGGCGTGAAATGGGAGTTTTACAACAGCGACGGAAGCTACGCCGCGATGTGTGGCAACGGCTCTCGCGCGGCTGCTAGATATGCCTATCTAAACGGCCTTGTTAGTTCAAGCGAATTTGCCTTGCTAACTGGTAGCGGCGAGGTGATGGCAAGCGTGAAAGATGAGTGCGTCGAGGTCGTGCTAACAAGTCCAAAAATCTTAAGCGAGCCACTAAATGAAGGTGGCAAAACTTGGTACTTTTACGATACTGGTGTGCCTCATCTTGTAAATTTCACGCGAAATTTAGATGAATTTGACGTCAAAGAGTGCAGGACGCTTCGTCAAAAATACAATGCAAATGTAAATTTAGCCAAATTTGATGGCGGCGTTTTAAATGTAAGAACCTACGAAAGGGGCGTGGAGAACGAGACGCTAGCTTGTGGCACTGGTATGGCGGCTTGTTTTTATGGCGCTACTTTAAATTTAAACGCAGCGCAATGTCTAAAAGTCTATCCAAAAAGCGGCGAGGAGCTTGGTCTTAGGCTAGAAAAAAGTAAAATTTTATTTAGTGGAGCGGTGAAACACTGCTTTGATACGAGTATCGAAATTTAG
- the rplT gene encoding 50S ribosomal protein L20, translating into MARVKTGVVRRRRHKKVLKLARGFFSARHKHFRKAKEQLERSLVYAYRDRRQKKRDFRRLWIVRINAACRLNDISYSRFINGLNKAKIELDRKILADLAMNDAKAFAALAKQAKDALK; encoded by the coding sequence ATGGCAAGAGTAAAAACAGGCGTAGTTAGAAGAAGACGCCATAAGAAAGTTTTAAAGCTAGCACGTGGCTTTTTCAGTGCTAGACATAAACACTTTAGAAAAGCTAAAGAGCAACTAGAGAGAAGTTTAGTTTATGCATATCGCGACAGACGCCAGAAAAAACGTGATTTCAGACGTTTATGGATCGTTCGTATCAACGCAGCTTGCAGACTAAACGACATTAGCTATTCAAGATTTATCAACGGCTTAAATAAAGCTAAGATCGAACTTGATAGAAAAATTTTAGCTGATCTAGCTATGAATGACGCGAAGGCATTTGCGGCACTTGCAAAACAAGCAAAAGATGCTTTGAAATAA
- the rpmI gene encoding 50S ribosomal protein L35: MPKMKTVRGAAKRFKVGKNKIKRGSAFRSHILTKKPTKRMRDLRGPKYVDSTNVPAVRKMLGV; this comes from the coding sequence ATGCCAAAGATGAAAACCGTTCGCGGTGCTGCTAAGCGCTTTAAAGTAGGTAAAAATAAGATAAAAAGAGGCTCTGCTTTTAGAAGCCACATCTTAACAAAAAAACCTACTAAGCGTATGAGAGATTTGCGTGGCCCAAAATACGTGGACAGCACAAATGTCCCAGCCGTTCGCAAAATGCTCGGCGTATAA
- a CDS encoding HD domain-containing protein: MISAKLIEHIFKAASISRWNDYPKMTNLVELDKQAHKFIIAYFIAKQEQNADMNYIIEAGIFEFLSRVVVTDIRPDVFHHIQKTKKEQINSWVLSNLETLISDIEGGEFLERFKNHYKNDKTHEKERLILKAASYLATRWEFSIVYQTSQFLSDIDELKAKVEEEMEDYYELIGVRKIAMNQKLARLVDLSGRLRFQKRWAQTPRIPETAVLGHMLVVAILSYFYSLKAKACKKRLENNFFCALFHDLPESLTRDIISPVKYGVKGLNEIISEYEMRLIDERILPFVPEKIKDEFSYILGIRKDGEKFIKDEFENRTFERKIICHEGTMENVNEDKFNPIDGKALKYCDKLSAYIEAGISISYGVKSKELTDGFNNMYKFFSEKPKIDGVDFLEICDDFNEHFGLERPPLR, encoded by the coding sequence ATGATAAGTGCTAAGCTTATAGAACATATCTTTAAAGCAGCATCTATATCACGTTGGAACGACTATCCAAAGATGACAAATTTAGTCGAGCTTGACAAACAGGCTCATAAATTTATCATCGCTTATTTCATAGCAAAACAAGAGCAAAATGCCGACATGAACTACATCATTGAGGCTGGGATTTTTGAGTTTTTAAGCAGGGTCGTAGTCACGGACATACGCCCTGACGTCTTTCACCACATCCAAAAGACAAAAAAAGAGCAGATAAATAGCTGGGTTTTAAGCAACCTTGAAACGCTCATCTCAGATATCGAGGGTGGCGAGTTTTTGGAGAGGTTTAAAAACCACTATAAAAACGACAAAACTCACGAAAAAGAGCGCCTTATACTAAAAGCAGCCAGCTATCTTGCCACGAGGTGGGAATTTTCTATCGTCTATCAAACGAGCCAGTTTTTAAGTGACATCGACGAGCTTAAGGCGAAGGTTGAGGAGGAGATGGAGGATTATTACGAGTTAATTGGCGTTAGAAAGATCGCTATGAATCAAAAATTAGCCCGCCTTGTAGATCTAAGTGGCAGGCTAAGGTTTCAAAAGCGCTGGGCACAAACGCCTCGCATCCCTGAAACTGCGGTCTTAGGACACATGTTAGTTGTTGCGATACTTAGCTACTTTTACTCGCTAAAAGCAAAAGCTTGCAAAAAACGGCTAGAAAATAACTTCTTTTGCGCACTATTTCACGACTTGCCAGAGAGCCTCACAAGGGATATTATAAGCCCTGTAAAATACGGCGTAAAGGGGCTAAATGAGATCATCAGTGAGTATGAGATGAGGCTTATTGATGAGAGGATTTTGCCATTTGTGCCAGAAAAGATCAAAGATGAGTTTAGCTACATCCTTGGTATCAGAAAAGATGGCGAGAAATTTATAAAAGATGAGTTTGAAAATAGAACATTCGAGCGCAAGATCATCTGCCACGAAGGGACTATGGAGAACGTAAATGAGGATAAATTTAACCCAATAGACGGCAAAGCGCTAAAATACTGCGACAAGCTCTCAGCCTACATCGAAGCTGGAATTTCCATAAGCTACGGCGTCAAGTCAAAAGAGCTAACTGACGGCTTTAATAATATGTATAAATTTTTTAGCGAAAAACCTAAGATCGACGGAGTGGATTTTTTAGAAATTTGCGATGATTTTAATGAGCATTTTGGTTTAGAAAGACCCCCTCTCAGATGA
- the coaE gene encoding dephospho-CoA kinase (Dephospho-CoA kinase (CoaE) performs the final step in coenzyme A biosynthesis.) gives MQKFPNAYVITGSIASGKSTVVNLLKERGFSVIDADLIAHEQLEICKCEIVEAFDEQILDETGKIDRKKLGTIVFNEPKKLKNLEQILHPKIKAEIFFKASQLERLGQVYFVDIPLFFEKKERYSEFKNIAVIYAPKELLLSRLMSRNGLSLNEAKARVELQMDIEQKRKMAQFVIDNSSDMENLKPELEKFLKQICAIS, from the coding sequence TTGCAGAAATTTCCAAACGCCTACGTCATCACAGGCTCGATCGCTAGTGGCAAAAGTACGGTTGTAAATTTACTAAAAGAGCGAGGTTTTAGCGTGATAGATGCGGACCTCATCGCGCACGAACAGCTTGAAATTTGCAAATGCGAGATAGTAGAAGCTTTTGACGAGCAAATTTTAGATGAGACTGGTAAGATAGATCGCAAAAAACTGGGTACCATCGTCTTTAACGAGCCAAAAAAGCTTAAAAATTTAGAGCAGATTTTACATCCAAAGATAAAAGCTGAAATTTTTTTCAAAGCCTCGCAGCTTGAGCGATTGGGGCAAGTTTATTTTGTCGATATCCCTTTGTTTTTTGAAAAAAAGGAGCGCTACAGCGAATTTAAAAATATAGCCGTGATCTACGCGCCAAAAGAGCTCTTGCTAAGCCGACTAATGAGCCGAAATGGGCTAAGCTTAAATGAGGCAAAAGCTAGAGTAGAGCTTCAGATGGACATAGAGCAAAAGCGAAAAATGGCACAATTTGTTATAGATAATAGCAGCGACATGGAGAACTTAAAGCCAGAGCTAGAGAAATTTCTAAAGCAAATTTGCGCTATTTCTTGA
- a CDS encoding DNA alkylation repair protein, giving the protein MKSYILNLEKEFSLIENGFKEQERRALADYKAKGAEQCKELARLAYSSEVYQVRMYAVFLFGHLSDREEILAFMRDEVSKDKNWRVQEVLAKAFDEFCKKVGYEQALLTIDEWLKNGNTNAKRAVTEGLRIWTNRPYFKDNPDEAIRRLASLKEDESEYLRKSVGNAIKDISKKFPNLVKTELDSWDLGSKESLQTYKFASKFIKK; this is encoded by the coding sequence TTGAAGAGCTACATCTTAAATTTAGAAAAAGAGTTTTCTTTAATAGAAAATGGCTTTAAAGAGCAAGAAAGAAGGGCCTTAGCTGACTATAAAGCAAAGGGAGCTGAGCAGTGCAAAGAGCTGGCACGTCTAGCATACAGCTCGGAGGTCTATCAAGTGCGGATGTATGCGGTTTTTCTCTTTGGACACCTATCAGATCGTGAAGAAATTTTGGCGTTTATGAGAGATGAAGTCTCAAAAGATAAAAACTGGAGGGTTCAAGAGGTGCTAGCAAAGGCGTTTGACGAGTTTTGTAAAAAAGTTGGCTACGAGCAAGCACTTTTAACGATCGATGAGTGGCTAAAAAACGGCAACACAAATGCAAAAAGAGCCGTAACAGAGGGCCTTAGGATATGGACAAATAGGCCCTATTTTAAAGATAACCCAGATGAGGCCATTAGGCGCCTAGCCAGCTTAAAAGAAGACGAGAGCGAGTATCTTAGAAAGTCGGTTGGCAATGCAATAAAAGATATAAGCAAGAAATTTCCAAATTTAGTAAAAACCGAGCTTGATAGCTGGGATTTGGGTAGTAAAGAGAGCTTGCAAACATATAAATTTGCTAGTAAATTTATCAAGAAATAG
- the purM gene encoding phosphoribosylformylglycinamidine cyclo-ligase, which translates to MISYKDAGVDIDAGNSFVEAIKPFVKSTQTPNVIGGIGSFSGAVRLPSGYKNPAILGATDGVGTKLRLAIDAKKFEGVGEDLVAMCVNDLICNFATPLFFLDYYATAKLEIESAKEVVKSIANGCKKAQCALIGGETAEMPSMYEKGDFDLAGFAVGIAEADEIDRSKFVKSGDVLVTLPSSGLHSNGFSLARKVVSELGLKFDEKVSERKLIDVLLEPTRIYVSDFLNLKDKITAMAHITGGGIVENLPRVFPAGLGAKVQKSAIKTPEIFKILAQKVEDSEMMRTFNMGVGMILVVPKENVDAVLANSDGYVIGEVVSGKGVELV; encoded by the coding sequence ATGATAAGTTATAAAGATGCCGGAGTTGATATAGATGCTGGAAACAGCTTTGTTGAGGCGATCAAGCCTTTTGTAAAATCTACGCAAACACCAAACGTCATAGGCGGCATCGGATCATTTTCAGGTGCGGTCAGACTGCCAAGCGGATATAAAAATCCAGCCATTTTAGGCGCGACCGACGGCGTTGGCACGAAGCTTCGCCTAGCTATCGACGCTAAGAAATTTGAGGGCGTTGGCGAGGATCTAGTCGCTATGTGCGTAAATGACCTCATCTGCAACTTCGCCACACCACTCTTTTTCCTCGATTACTACGCGACTGCAAAGCTTGAGATAGAAAGCGCCAAAGAGGTGGTAAAAAGTATCGCAAACGGCTGCAAAAAGGCGCAATGCGCGCTGATCGGCGGTGAGACAGCCGAGATGCCATCGATGTATGAAAAAGGCGACTTTGACCTTGCTGGATTTGCCGTGGGTATCGCTGAGGCTGACGAGATCGATAGGAGCAAATTTGTAAAATCTGGTGACGTTTTAGTCACACTTCCAAGTAGCGGCCTGCACTCAAATGGCTTTTCGCTTGCAAGAAAGGTTGTAAGCGAGCTTGGGCTAAAATTTGATGAAAAAGTGAGTGAGCGCAAGCTCATCGACGTGCTTCTTGAGCCAACTAGAATTTACGTGAGCGACTTTTTAAACTTAAAAGATAAGATCACAGCGATGGCGCATATAACGGGTGGTGGCATAGTTGAAAACTTGCCTCGCGTCTTCCCTGCTGGACTTGGCGCGAAGGTGCAAAAAAGCGCTATAAAAACGCCTGAAATTTTTAAAATCCTCGCGCAAAAAGTAGAAGACAGCGAGATGATGAGGACATTTAACATGGGCGTTGGTATGATCCTTGTCGTGCCTAAAGAAAACGTAGATGCTGTGCTAGCAAATAGCGATGGCTACGTGATCGGCGAAGTGGTAAGCGGCAAAGGCGTTGAGCTAGTTTGA
- a CDS encoding RDD family protein, translated as MAKQKAKIAPIWARVKAFIIDLFIIGMPVFYISTYLVLGGKEEFLNNQLAIFVVNSIISFIMCLFFSIKAQTPGYKAQEIYLINLQTGKKLSFFHAILRQICFAFAGFSIIGLCLCFFRKDKLNLHDIITHSAAVQKAA; from the coding sequence TTGGCAAAGCAAAAGGCAAAAATCGCACCGATCTGGGCTAGAGTAAAGGCCTTTATCATCGATCTTTTTATCATCGGCATGCCAGTATTTTACATCAGCACATATCTCGTTCTTGGCGGTAAAGAGGAATTTTTAAACAACCAGCTTGCCATCTTTGTGGTAAATAGCATCATCTCATTTATAATGTGCCTCTTTTTTAGCATAAAGGCGCAAACTCCGGGCTACAAAGCGCAAGAAATTTATCTCATAAATTTACAAACTGGCAAAAAACTAAGCTTTTTTCACGCGATCTTGCGCCAAATTTGCTTTGCATTTGCCGGCTTTAGCATCATCGGACTTTGCCTTTGTTTCTTTAGAAAAGACAAGCTAAATTTGCACGACATCATAACTCACTCAGCCGCCGTGCAAAAAGCAGCTTAA
- a CDS encoding bifunctional hydroxymethylpyrimidine kinase/phosphomethylpyrimidine kinase, producing the protein MALACYLAKGKSLEEGVGLSKEYICQVIKESIDTKLGKNRLLWHGAK; encoded by the coding sequence GTGGCGCTTGCTTGCTACCTTGCAAAGGGCAAGAGCTTGGAGGAGGGCGTAGGACTTTCAAAAGAGTATATTTGTCAGGTTATAAAAGAGAGCATCGACACAAAGCTAGGCAAAAACCGCTTACTTTGGCACGGAGCGAAGTAA
- the dnaN gene encoding DNA polymerase III subunit beta produces the protein MKVLINKNMLESIVTNTNPYLEKRDLSAITSHIYISAKDGVLNIKATDHEIGLAYKLSNVKIVDEGYATANGKKLLDIIKSLKDEEVTLETVNNYLYIKQKNSKYKLPMYKFEDFPEFPTIEGKAKFNIDAIMLGRSLKKILPCIDSNNPKFELNGALLDIKQNYINIVGTDTKRLAVFKFANEASNEFSLIIPKKAINEIQKLFFDKIEIYYDENVLIAQSQNFEFFTKLINGKFPDYERVIPKDIAIRFELSRDKMVEGIKTISMLSDQMKITFSKESITFESIIEDNSEAKTMIEFQTGLEEDISINVKNRNLIDFLQSIEDEKFEFGFKDKNLPFVVSSKELLTVISPLNI, from the coding sequence ATGAAGGTTTTAATAAACAAAAACATGCTTGAGAGCATAGTAACAAACACTAATCCATATCTCGAAAAAAGAGATCTTAGTGCTATAACATCTCACATCTATATCTCTGCAAAAGATGGAGTTTTAAACATAAAAGCAACTGATCACGAGATAGGACTAGCATATAAACTAAGCAACGTAAAGATCGTTGATGAGGGCTATGCAACAGCAAATGGCAAAAAGCTACTTGACATCATCAAAAGCCTAAAAGATGAAGAGGTAACGCTTGAAACTGTTAATAACTATCTTTACATCAAGCAAAAAAACTCAAAATATAAACTTCCAATGTATAAATTTGAAGATTTCCCAGAGTTTCCAACGATAGAAGGCAAGGCTAAATTTAACATAGACGCCATAATGCTAGGCAGAAGCTTAAAGAAAATTTTGCCATGCATTGATAGCAACAACCCTAAATTTGAGCTAAATGGCGCTTTGCTTGACATAAAACAAAACTATATAAATATAGTAGGCACCGATACAAAAAGGTTAGCTGTATTTAAATTTGCAAATGAAGCGAGCAATGAGTTTTCACTCATAATCCCTAAAAAGGCGATAAACGAAATTCAAAAGCTATTTTTCGACAAGATAGAAATTTACTATGATGAAAACGTTCTCATCGCTCAAAGCCAAAATTTTGAGTTTTTCACAAAGCTGATAAATGGTAAATTCCCTGACTATGAGCGTGTTATACCAAAAGATATCGCTATTAGATTTGAGCTAAGCAGAGATAAGATGGTTGAAGGCATCAAAACTATCTCGATGCTAAGCGATCAGATGAAGATAACTTTTTCAAAAGAGAGCATCACATTTGAGAGCATAATAGAGGACAACTCTGAAGCCAAAACGATGATAGAGTTTCAAACAGGACTTGAAGAAGATATCAGCATAAATGTAAAAAATAGAAATTTAATAGACTTCTTACAAAGCATAGAAGATGAGAAATTTGAGTTTGGATTTAAAGATAAAAATTTACCTTTCGTTGTTAGCTCAAAAGAGCTTTTAACGGTTATAAGTCCATTAAATATATAA